The proteins below are encoded in one region of Sminthopsis crassicaudata isolate SCR6 chromosome 1, ASM4859323v1, whole genome shotgun sequence:
- the ZHX1 gene encoding zinc fingers and homeoboxes protein 1, whose translation MASKRKSTTPCMVLASEQDPDLELISDLDEGPPVLTPIENVTAESISSDEDVQELTESDNQQNKKVEGGYECKYCTFQTPDLNMFTFHVDSEHPNIVLNSSYVCVECNFLTKRYDALSEHNLKYHPGEENFKLTMVKRNNQTIFEQTINDLTFDGSFVKEENSDQIESIETSSSSISISKTPIMKMMKNKVENKRIAVFHNSEDIPEEKENEIKSGHEEVVKNPTSSASESNTSTSVVNSIHPNTTNTVVTPATVLQPGLAQVITAAVSAQQNSNLIPKVLIPLNSIPTYNAALDNNPLLLNTYNKFPYPTMSEITVLSAQAKYTEEQIKIWFSAQRLKHGVSWTPEEVEEARRKQFNGTVHTVPQTITVIPTHISAASNGLPSILQTCQIVGQPGLVLTQVAGTNQLPVTTPIALTVAGVSNQTHMQKSQVHSAQPTAETKPVAATPATAPTSAPAPASAPTPAPAPAPAPASAPTPAPAPAPAPIPAPAPAPAPAPAPAPASAPTSAPTPQLIKHETALVNPDSFGIRAKKTKEQLAELKVSYLKNQFPHDSEVIRLMKITGLTKGEIKKWFSDTRYNQRNSKSNQCIHLNSEACTPIIIDSSDETAESPTVVAPQPKQPSNSFPDFTPQKFKEKTSEQLRVLQASFLNNPVLTDEELNRLRAQTKLTRREIDAWFTERKKSKASKEGKTEIEESNAGSSKEEAGEEASPQDESAAPKSVTTTNKVCKKSPEQLHLLKSAFVRTQWPSPEEYDKLAEESGLARTDIVSWFGDTRYAWKNGNLKWYYYYQSASSNSMNGQASFRRRGRGRPKGRGRGRPRGRPRGSKRINNWDRGPSLIKFKTGTAILKDYYMKHKFLNEQDLDELVAKSHMGYEQVREWFAERQRRSELGIELFEENEEDDEIIDDQEEDDEETDDSDTWEPPRHVKRKLSKSDD comes from the coding sequence ATGGCAagcaaaagaaaatcaacaacaCCTTGCATGGTCCTTGCTAGTGAACAGGATCCGGACCTAGAATTGATATCAGACTTGGATGAAGGTCCCCCTGTACTTACACCAATAGAAAATGTAACAGCAGAAAGTATCTCAAGTGATGAAGATGTTCAAGAACTTACAGAGTctgacaatcaacaaaataaaaaagttgaaggTGGCTATGAATGTAAATATTGTACTTTTCAAACGCCAGATCTTAACATGTTTACCTTTCATGTAGATTCAGAGCATCCCAATATAGTATTAAATTCATCTTATGTTTGTGTTGAATGCAATTTTCTTACCAAAAGATACGATGCGCTTTCTGAGcataatttaaaatatcatcCAGGAGAAGAGAATTTTAAGCTGACTATGGTGAAACGAAATAATCAGACAATCTTTGAGCAAACAATTAATGATCTGACTTTTGATGGTAGTTTTGTTAAAGAGGAAAATTCAGATCAGATAGAATCTATAGAAACTTCCTCATCATCGATTTCTATCAGCAAAACTcctataatgaaaatgatgaaaaacaaagTAGAGAATAAACGGATTGCAGTTTTCCATAACTCTGAAGACAttccagaagaaaaagagaatgaaataaaatcaggTCATGAAGAAGTAGTAAAAAATCCAACTTCATCAGCATCTGAGTCTAATACAAGTACTTCTGTTGTAAATAGTATACATCCAAATACCACAAACACAGTAGTTACCCCAGCAACAGTTCTTCAACCTGGGCTAGCACAAGTAATAACAGCAGCTGTATCAGCTCAACAGAATTCTAACTTGATTCCTAAAGTTTTAATCCCTCTTAACAGCATTCCTACTTATAATGCTGCTTTGGATAATAATCCTCTTTTGCTCAACACCTACAACAAATTCCCTTATCCAACAATGTCTGAAATAACAGTTCTATCTGCTCAAGCAAAATATACAGAAGAACAGATCAAGATATGGTTTTCAGCACAACGCCTTAAACATGGTGTTAGTTGGACTCCAGAAGAAGTAGAAGAGGCAAGGAGAAAACAATTCAATGGTACAGTACATACTGTACCACAAACAATAACAGTGATTCCTACACACATTTCAGCAGCTAGTAATGGTTTaccttccattttacagacatgCCAAATAGTTGGTCAACCAGGTCTAGTCCTTACACAAGTAGCGGGCACTAACCAATTGCCAGTAACAACACCTATAGCTTTGACAGTTGCAGGAGTTTCAAATCAAACTCATATGCAAAAAAGTCAGGTGCACAGTGCTCAGCCTACTGCAGAAACAAAGCCAGTAGCTGCAACTCCAGCAACAGCCCCAACTTCAGCACCAGCACCAGCATCAGCACCAActccagctccagctccagccccagccccagcctcagCCCCaactccagccccagccccagccccagccccaattccagctccagctccagctccagctccagctccagctccagctccagctTCAGCTCCAACTTCAGCTCCAACTCCTCAGTTAATCAAGCATGAAACTGCATTGGTGAATCCTGATTCATTTGGTATCCGGgcaaaaaagacaaaggaacaGCTGGCAGAATTAAAGGTTAGCTACCTTAaaaatcagtttcctcatgacTCAGAGGTGATCAGACTTATGAAAATAACGGGCCTGACTAAAGGTGAGATCAAAAAGTGGTTTAGTGACACGAGGTATAACCAGAGAAATTCCAAGAGTAATCAATGTATCCATCTCAACAGTGAAGCTTGTACCCCTATCATTATAGATTCTAGTGATGAGACTGCAGAATCTCCGACAGTTGTTGCTCCACAGCCTAAACAACCCAGCAATTCTTTCCCTGACTTTACTCcacaaaaatttaaagagaaaacttCTGAGCAGCTGCGTGTCCTCCAAGCAAGTTTCCTCAATAACCCTGTACTTACTGATGAAGAATTGAACAGGTTAAGAGCACAAACCAAACTTACCAGAAGAGAAATTGATGCCTGGtttacagagagaaagaaatccaaaGCTTCAAAGGAAGGGAAAACGGAAATAGAGGAAAGCAATGCAGGCAGTTCCAAAGAAGAAGCTGGAGAAGAAGCCTCTCCTCAGGATGAATCTGCAGCCCCTAAGTCAGTGACCACCACAAACAAAGTGTGTAAAAAATCACCAGAGCAGTTGCACTTACTTAAAAGTGCATTTGTTCGAACACAGTGGCCATCACCAGAAGAATATGACAAACTGGCTGAGGAAAGTGGGCTTGCTAGAACAGATATTGTTAGTTGGTTTGGAGATACAcgatatgcttggaaaaatggaaatttgaaatggtactattattatcagaGTGCCAGTTCAAATAGTATGAATGGACAGGCTTCTTttaggagaagggggagaggaagaccaaaaggaagaggaagaggaagacctCGTGGGCGGCCTAGAGGAAGTAAAAGGATAAACAACTGGGATCGAGGACCATCActcataaaatttaaaactggaaCTGCAATACTTAAGGATTATTACATGAAGCACAAATTTCTTAATGAGCAAGACCTTGATGAACTTGTTGCCAAATCACACATGGGTTATGAGCAGGTCAGAGAGTGGTTTGCAGAAAGACAAAGGAGATCTGAGTTAGGAATAGAGCTGTTTGAGGagaatgaagaagatgatgagaTAATAGATGATCaggaagaagatgatgaagaaacaGATGACAGTGATACCTGGGAACCCCCTCGGCATGTTAAGCGGAAACTCTCTAAATCAGatgattaa